The Desulfuromonadales bacterium genome segment GCGCAGTGTTGAAGTCCTGGTCAAGGGGCCCGGCGCCGGCCGTGAGTCCGCTCTGCGGGCTTTGCAGGCCGCTGGTCTCAACATCAGTGTCATCAAGGATGTTACCCCCATCCCTCACAACGGCTGCCGCCCGCCCAAGCGCAGAAGAGTTTAACCGAACATAAGGAGGACGAACGTTGGCTAGATATACCGGACCCGTCTGCCGTCTGTGCAGGAGGGAAAATATGAAACTGTTCCTCAAGGGGGACAGGTGCCATACTGATAAATGCGCAGTCGAGCGCCGCAACTATGCTCCGGGTCAGCACGGCCAGGGGCGCCCCAAGGTTTCCGACTATGGTACCCAGTTGCGTGAAAAGCAACGGATGAAACGGACCTACGGACTGCTCGAAGCCCAGTTCCGTTCCTATTTCGACAAAGCCGACCGTCTGAAGGGCGTGACCGGCGAGAACCTGCTGGTACTTCTCGAGCGTCGTCTCGACAGCATGGTCTATCGCCTCGGCTTTGCCACCTCCCGCAATGAGGCCCGCCTGCTCGTGCGTCAGGGGCATTTCCTGGTCAATGGTCGCAAGGTCAACATCCCCTCCTATTCGGTACGGGTTGGTGACCGGATCGAGCTGCGCGAGAAAAGCCGCCAGGTTGTCCGCGTCAACGAGGCCCTAGACGGCGTCATGCGTCGCGGCATCCCGTCGTGGCTGGAACTCGACCGGGCTGCCTTCGCCGGTCGCGTCAAGACCCTGCCGGTTCGCGAAGAAATGACCACACCGACCTTCCAGGAACACCTCATCGTCGAGCTCTACTCCAAGTAAGCTTGGGCAGGTTGACGAGAAGAAGCGGTAACCTCACAACGGAGGATACGAATGTATAAAAACTGGAGAGACCTGATCAAGCCCAAGCGCCTCCAGATTGAGACGGATACCCTGAGCGACACCTACGGGAAGTTCCATGCCGAGCCGTTCGAGCGCGGCTTCGGGACGACGCTCGGCAACTCCCTGCGCCGGGTCCTCCTTTCGTCGCTGCAGGGGGCGGCGATCACCTCGGTCCGCATCAAGGGTGTGTTGCATGAATTCTCTACCGTCCCCGGCGTGACCGAAGACGTAACCGATATCATACTCAATCTCAAAGGAGTGCTGCTCAACCTGCACGGGCAGGAAAGCCGCAATATCCGCATCGTCAAGAAGGGCGCCGGAGTCATCACCGCCGGCGATATCATCACCGATTCGCACGTCGAAATCCTCAACCGCGACCATCATATAGCCACCTGCTCCAAGGAGGCCGACGTCGAGATGGACATGGTGGTGGCGATGGGCAAGGGGTACGTGCCCGCCGACCGCAACCGCGACGAGAAGGCCCCGGTGGGAACCATCCCCATCGACTCCATCTTCTCGCCGATCAAGAAGGTCAACTACACGGTGACCAACGCTCGCGTCGGGCAGATCACCGACTACGACCGGCTCAATCTCGAATTGAGCACCGACGGCAGCGTCAAGCCAGATGACGCTCTCGCCTATGCTGCCAAGATTCTCAAGGACCAGCTGCAGATCTTCATCAACTTCGACGAAGAGGCCGAGCCCACTGAGGCCTTGGTCGGTGAAGAAGCCAGAAAGATCAATGAGAATCTCTATCGCAGCGTTGAAGAGCTGGAACTCTCAGTGCGCAGCGCCAACTGTCTGAAGAACGCCAACATCCGCCTGATCGGTGAGCTGGTGCAACGTTCCGAGGCGGAGATGCTCAAGACCCAGAACTTCGGCCGCAAATCGCTGAACGAGATCAAGGACATCCTGTCCGACATGGGGCTGACGCTCGGCATGAAGGTCGACAACTTCCCCGATCCCGAGTATCTCCGAATGATTCAGAAGGGTCGCGAGGAAGAGTGATTCCCCGCGCGATGGAATAACGAAGAAAGGACCACGGAACCATGCGTCACAATAAATCCGGCAGGAAGCTCGGCCGCAACTCCGGCCACCGCAATGCCATGATGCGCAACATGGTGACCTCGCTCATCGAGCACGGCAGGATCACCACCACCGACTCCCGTGCCAAGGAGCTGCGCAAGCTCGTCGATCGGATGATCACCCTCGGCAAGCGTGGTGATCTGCATGCCCGTCGTCAGGTGTCCCAGGTCATCCGCACCCGACAGGTGGTGGCCAAGCTGTTTGATCAGATCGGCCCCCGTTTCAAGGACCGTCCCGGCGGCTACACCCGCATCATCAAGCTCGGCAGCCGTCTCGGCGACAACGCCCCGCAGGCCATCATTGAACTGGTCGAGGAAGAGTTCACGGCCAAGCCGAAGAAGGCTGCCCCGGCGCCCAAGGCCGAGGTGAAGAAGGTTGCTCCGGCCCCGGCCGCCGCTCCCGTCGAGGAAGCCGCCGCTGAAGTACCGGCCGAAGAGAAGCCTGAAGCGTAATCTTCGCCTGCAGTAAAAGTTTGGAAGAATAAGGGCAGGGATTACTCCCTGCCCTTATTGTCGTGGCGAGCTGACAAGGCTTGCTTTTTTTTGCCCCTCAACATGTTGACATCCATATATATCCAAACACATAGAATCGTGAAGAGGTTTTCATGGCGACGATTGTTCAGAGCAGGACTTCAACTGCCGGTTCCCGGCGTCTGCGTCAGTGGCTGCTGACGCCGATCGTTGTTGCCACTCTCGCCTTTGGATGACGGCATTCATCGCTCGGTTGCACCGTGCCGGCAGCGTTGTTTCTCGGCATCGTCGGCGGGCTTTGGCGCGGACGCTACGTCTGCGGTAACCTCTGCCCGCGGGGCAGCTTTTTTGACCGGCTTATCGCCCCGCTGGCGGCCCGCCCGGGGGATTCCGTCCCGGCTGCGTTCCATGCCGCTTCGCTGGGGCGCCTTAACGCTCCTGATGGGCTTCATGCTTGGTGCCTTGCCGCCAATCCCGCCGATCCCGGTCTCTGGGGCCTCGTCTTCTGGTCGATGTGCGCCATCACCACCAAAGCCGGTTTGGTTCTCGCCCTGATTTTTCATCCCCGTTCCTGGTGCGCCGTCTGCCCGATTGGCCCGTTGTCAAACGTCCTAGGCGGCGACAGGTGCCAGCTCAGCGTCGACCCTTCCTGCCGCGAGTGTGGCAAGTGCGAGCAGCACTGCACCTTCGACTTGCCGATCGTCAGGTATTAAGGGGCAGGAGTGCTGCCGGAGCGGGATTGCCTGCAGTGTTCGGCGTTCGTGGAGAGTTGTCCCATGGGGGCACTCAAGTGGCCGGAAGCGGCGTAGAGGCGGTCACAGGTCCAAAGTCCAAGGCCCAAGGCCCAAGGTCGCCGTTGGGTTTTTCGTCAGGCGTGGTATAATGACCATAATTGTCAACAATCAGCGGCAACCGCTAGCCGGGAAAACTGACGGAGGTGCCCATGGTACGGCTATTAACAACACTGACCTTGTTGCTGGCAGTCGCCCTCAGCCCCGCCGCTGTCGCAGCGGGGCAGGCTGAATCATCTGTCGGTGGGCCCGTCCTGCTGGCCAAGGGAGGCGGCAGCGGCTCCGGCGGCAGTGGGGGCGGTCATGGTCGGGGACGCGGTTCGGACGATCTGCTCGACGACACTCGCCACGGTCGGGGACGCGGCTCGGATGACTTGGTCGACGACTCCCGCCATGGCCGGCATGGCGACCACCACATCTTCTTCGACGACCATGGCCGGCATCACCATGGTGACGATCTTTTCGAGCACCGTCACAGCGAAGGGCTCTTCGTGCACGAACACCACCATGGCGAGTTCGAGATCGAAATTGAGGACCACGGCCGGGGTGGGCACCGGTAGGGGCGGTCGCGGGCCTGCGGTTTGCGACCGCATTGCCCGAGAACTAGGCGCCTGTCGTTCCCTTGCGCGACCAGTCGCCCTCAGAAACTGTCGCTCTGGGCCAGCGATTGACCCTTCTCGCCGGCCAAGGGACTTCCTGTCATGACCTTGATGGCCGGCTTGAGCAGGTATTCACCCGAGCTGCCGGTCCTCACCAGCGACTGCGCCGCATCGAACTCAAGGACCAGCATGGTGGTTCGGCCTGAGGCGATATTGAAGCTGCCAGCCAGTTCGATTCCGGTCTGCAGGCCGCCATGCACCGCTAATTCCTGTACCCTGCCGGATTCGTCGACGAGGTAGTTGGCGTAGGGGTGGGGGGCGGCAAGAATGTTCAGGGT includes the following:
- a CDS encoding DNA-directed RNA polymerase subunit alpha, whose amino-acid sequence is MYKNWRDLIKPKRLQIETDTLSDTYGKFHAEPFERGFGTTLGNSLRRVLLSSLQGAAITSVRIKGVLHEFSTVPGVTEDVTDIILNLKGVLLNLHGQESRNIRIVKKGAGVITAGDIITDSHVEILNRDHHIATCSKEADVEMDMVVAMGKGYVPADRNRDEKAPVGTIPIDSIFSPIKKVNYTVTNARVGQITDYDRLNLELSTDGSVKPDDALAYAAKILKDQLQIFINFDEEAEPTEALVGEEARKINENLYRSVEELELSVRSANCLKNANIRLIGELVQRSEAEMLKTQNFGRKSLNEIKDILSDMGLTLGMKVDNFPDPEYLRMIQKGREEE
- the rpsD gene encoding 30S ribosomal protein S4, with amino-acid sequence MARYTGPVCRLCRRENMKLFLKGDRCHTDKCAVERRNYAPGQHGQGRPKVSDYGTQLREKQRMKRTYGLLEAQFRSYFDKADRLKGVTGENLLVLLERRLDSMVYRLGFATSRNEARLLVRQGHFLVNGRKVNIPSYSVRVGDRIELREKSRQVVRVNEALDGVMRRGIPSWLELDRAAFAGRVKTLPVREEMTTPTFQEHLIVELYSK
- a CDS encoding 4Fe-4S binding protein, which gives rise to MPAALFLGIVGGLWRGRYVCGNLCPRGSFFDRLIAPLAARPGDSVPAAFHAASLGRLNAPDGLHAWCLAANPADPGLWGLVFWSMCAITTKAGLVLALIFHPRSWCAVCPIGPLSNVLGGDRCQLSVDPSCRECGKCEQHCTFDLPIVRY